From the genome of Aspergillus oryzae RIB40 DNA, chromosome 4:
ACTCAGAAGGAGTTCTTCGACGCCCTGCGCTCTTCGAACCTTGAGTATTCAGGGATGCTCGGAACAAATGACCCTGACCTGTCAAGGTTCAAGGCAAATGGGGGCAAAGTGATCGCCTGGCAGGGAATGGCCGACGAGGTTATCCCACCGCTTGGAACAATTGCCTACTATGAGGAAGTGCTGAAGCACGATCCAAAAGCTCACGACTTTTACCGTTTCTTCGAAGCGCCCGGTGTCGGTCACTGTTATGGTGGACTAGGGCCTGTTCCGAATGAAGCGATGTCCCAACTGCTTGAATGGGTCGAGAACGGCCATGCCCCTGCTGTTCTGCATGCCACTAAAGGTAGCAATAACACGGCGAGACACCTTTGTCCATACCCTCTTCGGCAAAAATACATTGGAGGAGATCCCAGAAACGCAACCTCCTTCACCTGCGCCAAATAGACTTTGCCCTTTGACGACTTGGTCGAGATTCTTACCGATAATTTGTGGTGCTTACCCGCAAGGCTGTATTCGGTCAGAGAAGTCTAGTTCATCAAGATGGGGTTCGGCAATGCTCATACCAGAGAGCTTCTTATCGGCCTCCAACCAGCTACGCTACGTCTTAAAAGTTGAGATAGTGGGAACTATAGTAGTCCCTGAAGAACGGACACAAGTCATAGAGCCTAGTCCAGACAGGGAAGGGTCCTATTTGTCGTAAACATCCCGTTCGCGTCAGGCACCAGCAGGGCTTCTATATCAGTGATTGGTGTGGTATTTGTGCTGTCCAAAGTGTATATATCCTAGGAATAGTCCTCTATGAGCATAGTAAGTCAAAATCTGCCATACAGTGTGTCAAGAAGACGAATTACCTAAGGCTGCTAGCCGGcgcccttctcgaccagGGTTCCAGTAGTAGAGCTGAGCTGCTCCCAATTTCCAAAATAGAACATATATGGCGCCTACAAGCTACGGCGTAAACTGAGAAGATAGCCAGGGCAGGTGGAAAGTAGGCTTCGCAGCCTCTCAAATTAGCGAGCCCCCATGCAACACCTCCAGAGCTTTGACAGTTTGAGCAATCCTCCTAGcccaaggaagaaaaggttgTGCTCTACCATACAAGGCACAGTAGCAtaattctttgtttccttcACTGCAGCATCCGGCGTGGCCTGCTGGCGACTGCAGGGTTTCCTTTCTAAGATATTCTAACCCACATTAGCGCATCAGATTTGTCTTCCTGGGGCTTGTTGCGAATCGAGGCTTAACCAAACCTCACTTGATTCATTTGAATACCGAGAGTTGGATCGTGGTGGAATCACCGGTCATTTTTTTACGGCTGTCCTTGTCGGCCCCGCCGGCGACACGTAACATACCCAACACACCAACACACCAACCACTTGCACGATTGTTTACCGCATACTCCTGCAGCATGGAACGAGACTATGGCTAATTAATAAAGCACTATCTAGGCTCTGCTACACGCCGAGTATTGAAAGAACGCCTGTCACATTGCCGCCCGCCGACCATAATGCGACATAACACATTACCTGGACCGCGGAATGAAGACTGGCTGATGGTGGAAGTACTTGGTCGAGATTTTTGGTCCCTGGGGCCATTCATTAATTACCCGCAATAGCGTGGACTCACCGATTTATTGCGCCACTCTAATTATCCGTAAAGTGTGCAATTTGAATAATTAAATCTCCGTGATGAAATACTTGGCATTTCCGAAAGAGTGTTGGGCGTCGGCGGATTAAAGCAGTTTTATAACCTACCCTCTTTCACTTGGACTGACTCAGTGAGTTCAATCCACATGTAGCCATGGGAATCTCTGcaaagaagctcaaccctTCAATTTGCCTTCACTCGTACTGTTCCATGCCAAGGTAAACGCTTGACTATTAGTGGATGATCATTGCTGGGATTTAGGTTTGGTGGAAGGAAATAACATGCGGGATGGTGTAAGGAATCCTGATTTGATACTTCTACCACGCAAGGGGCTACCGCGCTACGCATTCTTCACTGGGAGATCTTCATACCCGAAACGTAAAGTATATGTGAGCCGTAGAGCAGTGATATGTCTATTCAAATGGACTCATACATGTGAGGAGCACGGGCAGCTCTCAAACTCTAGACCTGACTATAATAAGAGAGACACCACACTCGTCATACTTCCGTGCTGACCTGATTCGACATACAGTCATCATGTCGTGAAGCAATATAAAGCGCCCGCAAAATTGCATTTGAGTGACGATCTGGTATGTATCCCCTGTTGATCATCTATCTTGCATGTCAGTTCGCTCTTCCAGCGCGTTGTAGTAGGTTCAAAAAAAACCTCTTGATTTACATTGAGCAGTGACATTAGACACTGGTACCCACTAGTTCCACATATCAACGCAAGCTTGATGCAAGGCTTAGCTATACTTACTGAAGTGTGACGTATCTCTTTGACAACTATAGGCAACTGCCCAAATAGCAGTACCTGACGGGAATGTAGATTTTGAGAAACCCTTGCGCTCTTGGTTTACTACATACAGAATGCTAtgcttgaagaacaaaacaTTGCATTTATAGTGACTCGGTCACTGCTGAGGCAAGCTGGCATTTCTTGAGATTTGAACGACATATTTTAATTAGATCCTTTCCTCAATTTCGGCAACCGTGCTATACTTCTATCCCGAAAGTCATGAATCCACAATCGAAAGGATTAGCAGTCGAAGATTCCTTGGCCACCGACTACCTATCAGAGCATCACCTTGAACTCACACTAGATGGACATTATATCCGCTGGCGCCGTGACAATCCGATTCATCCAAGAAATTGGCCTGTCTTGCGGAAATGCTTTGACACTGGTCTCATCTGCCTTCTGGACTTTGTTCTGTATGCCAGGCCCACTTGAAAGCCAGACGCGCTTTTAGCTAATGTCTCGACAGGACAGCCTCTAGTACTGCTGGCGTATGTGCTAGAAAGCCGTCACGCCAAAGAGACCGCTAACAGTTATAGGCATCGGCAGCCGCAGAGGCCAAACATGAATATGGGATTGGATCTGAGCTATCCACCTTTTGCTTTATAACAGTGTGAGGCACCATGACGCCTATGCTAATCACATACTTTGGGTTGACTGACTTGCGCTTCGTAGATTCCTGCTTGGTCAGGTAATAGGGTCGATTGTCTTACCCCCATGGTCTGAAACATTCGGTCGCAAAAGACTCTATCTCATTAGCAGTGCTCTAAGCTCAGTCTGCTGTGTGGTAGTAGGCGTTCCTCACTCCCTTGCTGCAGTAATAATTGGACGCGTGGGGACTGGAATGCTTGCTGCCATCCCTTACACTGTTGGTGGAGGCAGTGTCGAAGACATGTGGTCTTCTCGACCACGGATATGGGTGATGTTCTTGTGGACCATTGCATCGAACCTCGGCTTGTGTATCGGACCTATCATGGGCACATACGTTAGTACATTGTTGAACTGGTATGTTGGCCCCGGTCTGTACCACAGCGGGTCATTCAACTTATATTTCACAGGAGGTGgctcttttatatatatgcgaTCATCATCGGGCTTATGAGCGTCCTCTTCACGTTCATCCGGGAGTCTCGACCATCTCTTTTGCTTACACGAGAAGTCGATAAGCTCTGTCGCTACACTGGAAAGCGCTTCCAAGCCTTAAACCATGATCACCACCCTGACCTCCGCACCTTTCTTAAGGTTGCTCTATTCCGACCTGCtattctcttcctccgagaGCCATTGGTATTCATCATATCCATCATGATTGCTTTcgccttttctcttctctacaTCTTCACAGAAGCACTACAACCGATTTACCAAACAATTGGGTTCTCTCACACACAATCCTCCTTAGCCTTTCTTGCCATCGCCTGCGGCATCTGGTTCAGCACTCTCACACGACTCCTCGATAATCGAGTCTTCGATACTCGCCGGCGCAAGAACCTACCGTTCAAGCCCGAAGATAAATTGTTAGGCCTTGCTATCGGTGCTCCGGTGCTGGCGGTCAGTTTGTGGTGGTTCGCCTGGACCATTCCACCAAAGGCATCGAATACACACTGGATAGTGCCATCCGTCCCTCTAGCAATGATGGGGTACGCGTTGAATGAATTCGATACCGTACTTTATTGTTACTTAGGGGATTGCTACCTGAGTTACTCGGCCAGCGCTACAGCTGCGGTGGCTTTCCTCCGCGCCTTGCTATCCGGGGTATTTCCATTGTTTACCAAACAAATGTTTGAAGGCCTTACGGCAAATGTGGCTGTTTCAGTTCTTGCTGCTCTGGCAACTGTGTTCTGTATAGTTCCTCCGCTATTTATATTCTATGGAGAGCGGATCCGAGACCGAAGTCCGTTTGCTAAGCATAGCGTTTTCATAGCGGGGGAACTTGGAAATAAGGAAGAGGATTATTgatctatgtatgtatagataTATCCAGGACATTGCTCTTGGTAGAAGCTATCTC
Proteins encoded in this window:
- a CDS encoding uncharacterized protein (synaptic vesicle transporter SVOP and related transporters (major facilitator superfamily)), translated to MNPQSKGLAVEDSLATDYLSEHHLELTLDGHYIRWRRDNPIHPRNWPVLRKCFDTGLICLLDFVLFLLGQVIGSIVLPPWSETFGRKRLYLISSALSSVCCVVVGVPHSLAAVIIGRVGTGMLAAIPYTVGGGSVEDMWSSRPRIWVMFLWTIASNLGLCIGPIMGTYVSTLLNWRWLFYIYAIIIGLMSVLFTFIRESRPSLLLTREVDKLCRYTGKRFQALNHDHHPDLRTFLKVALFRPAILFLREPLVFIISIMIAFAFSLLYIFTEALQPIYQTIGFSHTQSSLAFLAIACGIWFSTLTRLLDNRVFDTRRRKNLPFKPEDKLLGLAIGAPVLAVSLWWFAWTIPPKASNTHWIVPSVPLAMMGYALNEFDTVLYCYLGDCYLSYSASATAAVAFLRALLSGVFPLFTKQMFEGLTANVAVSVLAALATVFCIVPPLFIFYGERIRDRSPFAKHSVFIAGELGNKEEDY